The Laspinema palackyanum D2c genome segment TTAATTGAAGGTTACAATTCCCCAATTTTAGGATTCTTGAAAAGTTTAAAAAAATCTGGGATGTAAAACCGAATGGGCGGGTCATTTACACCCCAGATTTTCCAAGTCGTTCTCTAAACTAGATGATAGGCGGGGAGTTATACTTTAACCCAACAACCGCCTTACACTTGCTGAGTCCCCGAATTTTGGTCTTGATCAACATCTTGATTTAAATCTTGATTTCGGTCAACGTCCGTATCAGCAACTAACTTCGAGTCTTCAAAAGATTCAGCGGAATTCACCGAAAGGTTAACCACTTCTACTTCTATGGATGAAGTATTCTCCGAACCATCTCCTTGAGTTGTACCGAGAATGGATTGAGTTGGTGCAATTAAAAACAAGCTGGCCTTAGCACCCAAAAGACAGGCGAGGAGTAGGTTAGAAGGTCGTAGATAAGACATGAAACAAGCAATTTTACTAAATGAACAAGAGGTTTCCTTTAATGTAGCGGTATCAATATAACAGATGATTTCCAGTTTGACAAGGAGGGTTCTGTAGAATCTGTGCCTAATCTTAGCTCGGATTCAGTTTTTAGATTGATGTTTTTGCCAGTTAGAAATTCAGTTACCATCAACAGAAAAACTCTGCAAATGTAGGAAGCACAAAGCCTAGCACTTGCGGTTAAAACGGGTTCAGCAGACCTGTTGCAAAATAAAACGCCAATCGGCATTTTAAAAGTCTGCAAACAGTCTCGAAAACACTGAATTTCTTGCAGCAATTTTGGCAAAAATGAGTTAATCTGGAGCAAAGACCCAGTTTGTTCGAGGGTTAACTAGAAAAATTATCGGTGGTATTTTTTCGCGATCGCCAAATTTTAGCCCATGACAGTTTGCAGGGACCGATTAAACGGGGAAAACCTAGGCGAGGTCAATTCCTCAAAATTTTGAGGGGACATCCAGGGGAGTCCTGATGGCGCGTAAATTGCCTGTGGCAGTGGCGATCGCCCGATGACATGGGGGCCATTTCCACAAGGGCCAGTCACGACCTTTAAAGGGGATTAAAATACCTTCAACGCCGTTACCTTCTGTCCAGATAGTCAGCATCTTGGCAGTGATAATCTGGATAAAACCCTGAAAATTGGGAGTTTTCACCCCTAAGTGAAAAAATCCCACGGAGAGTGGGAATTTTTTTTGTAGACAGAGAAAGGAGTTCAGAGTCTCAGAGGGATTTTGAATCAAGGATTGTAGGCATTTCGGTCCGGTTTCTGGATCAAACTGAGGGGTTGAACTCCTGTTGATTTCTGATTATTTTTTACCGTTCCCAGATTAACTATGCAACACCTGAAAAAAGCGTTCTGCCTGAGTTTCCTCGTTCTATCTGCCTGTGCCACCAATCCCACAACGGACGTTAATACCCCTCCGGTGGATAGGGAACCCTCGGTGCCATCAGCACCCCAGAGTCCTCCCGTTTCTCAATCCCCCATTCCGAATCCCATTTTTGAGCCAATTTTACCTCAAATTAAACAAGAAACTCAAGTTCCAATTCTCCTCCCAGATTATGTGTTTGGGTCTGATGGTGCAAGCCCAGTCTATGCCACGATTGAAACCGTTACCCCCTCTCAATATCAGGTAATTTTAGGATTTACGCCCGATTGTAATGGTGGAACTGCTTGTCGGCTGGGCACAGTTTCTGGAACCGCAATTTCCCCGACCAGTCCAAATTTAGAAGGAAAATCGGTTCCTTTAGATGATGGAATCACCGGCTATTTTCTGGATGCGGTTTGTGGTGCAAATTGTTCGGATTCCACGATGACTTGGGACCAAAATGGCACGCGCTATCAAATGGGAATTAAAGCGGGGAAACCGGAAGATTTGGTGAAAATGGCTAATTCTGCGATCGCCAGCGGTACATATTAAATTCAAGACTTTCTAAGGGCGATTGCCCTTAAGATAAATGATTCCTAAGAGGATTTTGGCAACTGCCAAGATCCTCTATTTTTTGGGTGCGATCGCCAGGATATCCTCCATTCATTATTTCTCCCTGTTCTAAGTTTTCGCAAATGTACCCCAAAAATTTTGTGCTTTCGTGAATCGGGGGCTTGAAAAAATATGCATCTAACTTCAATCTGTTCAGATTGCAAATTATCAATTTGTTATGATTACTCCCCATAAGCGGGGAGAACGGGCTAGATTGTAAAGATTTGTAAATCTACTTGCGGGGTATCACCCCTCACTGTTATATTAAATGGAGTAGATGCACCCTGATGGCAACGCCCACTCACCCAGTGGGCGTTTTTTTTATCTACTTTTTTGCAAATTGCAGCAGTGTAATTGACTACAAATTTCGCCTGTCCAGTTAATTGTAAAGATTTGTAAATCTACTTGCGGGGTATCACCCCTCACTGTTATATTAAATGGAGTAGATGCACCCTGATGNNNNNNNNNNNNNNNNNNNNNNNNNNNNNNNNNNNNNNNNNNNNNNNNNNNNNNNNNNNNNNNNNNNNNNNNNNNNNNNNNNNNNNNNNNNNNNNNNNNNGCAACGCCCACTCACCCAGTGGGCGTTTTTTTTTGGATTTTCAGCAAAAAACTGACCCGAGGCAGTAAATTCCACCGGGATCAGGAGAGGTTTTCCGTATATTTAAGGCCCCATTTCCGGATTAACCGGGGGCTACTTTACAGAAGCGGGACCCTTACCACGATCGCAATGCGCGCAGTTGAGGCGTCTTCTTCGACTGATGTGCCTGCATCCGCATCAACACATCATCTAAAATCTGCACCGCCTCCAAAATAAACGGCCCTTTATTCAGCATCACGCATTCCGCCCGTTCCGCCATTGCCGCATCGGTAATTTCTGCCCGAGAGGGAATCCCAGTTTTGGCAAGGCTTTCAAGCACTTGGGTTGCCCAAATCACCGGAACTTGTGCCGCTTCACATAACCAGAGAATTTCTTCTTGAATTTCTGCCAACCGTTGAAATCCAAGTTCGACGGCTAAATCTCCTCGGGCAATCATGACGCCAAAAGGTTGTTTACTGGCCCCTTGAACGATTAATTCTGGGAGATTTCTGACTGCTTCTTGGGTTTCGATTTTGGCAACGATCGCCAAAGTGCGGGCTTTTTCGGGCGATCGCCGACTTAACTCCTGTTGCAATTGCCGCATATCTTCGGCAGTTTGCACAAAAGAATAGCCGACAATATCCGCGTGTTTGGCGACAAAATCCAAATCTTGTAAATCTTTATCCGTGAGGGAACTTAAAGGTAAAACTGTCTCGGGAAAATTAATGCCCTTATCGGTTTTAAGTTTTTCTCCTTGAGGACGGGTGTGCGTCACGCGCAGGAGAACACCATCGGGCAGAATAGAGTCAACAATTGCGCCAAGTTTGCCATCATCAATCCAGACAGGCGCACCTTCTTTTAAAGCCGAAATGGCCTCGGGTAAGGTACAGCTAATACTGGACATTTCCTTTTGGGATTTGGGTTTATGAGCAGATAAAACAAAGTGATCGCCCGCAAAGAAGCGCTTTTTTTTATCCGATGCGATTAACTTGCCCGTGCGAATTTTAGGACCGCTTAAATCAAAATAAACTTTGCAAGGATAGCCTGTTTCAGTTTCTGCCTGACGAATGAAATTAACCATTTTTTCCCATTCCACGGGGGTATCATGGGCGCAATTAATCCGCAGACAATTTGCCCCTTGATTGAGTAAATTTCGGACTAATTCATAATTTTCAGCCGCTTCTGTGGGGAGAGTCACCATAATTCGCACCCGGCGCGTGGGGGATGGGGGACCAAAGACAGCCCGGGCGCGATAATTCAGGATGCGATCGCCTCGGAAGAATGCCCGTAAGGGAGGGCGTTTGGGTAAGGTGGCGGGGTCACGATTACAGACAGCACCTAACGTGGCGATCGCTGCATCTAAATTCGGCAAAACCCGCGCCTCACTGCGTCCCAAAGAGGATAATCCCCAGGGAGTTAATGCCATTTGTAAATCCCGTAAATCCTGCCTTCGCAAAGCTAAATAATAAGCAAAATTCAACCCACTAATTAAAAATGACCGTCTTTGAATTCCTGGACGCCATTGTTCAAACAGTTCTCGACCCTCATTCTCAACGGTTTCACGAAGTTTGAGTAAAGCATTCAGAAGGTCTTCAGGGTGGGATAACTCAGGAATAGGGAGTTGTAGCGGTTCAGAAGTTAAGGTTTGCATAATACATCATTCCATAGAATACAGGGTGGATTGTCTTGAAACGTTTCCAACATCCGGCTCAAGATTTTTCTAATGAATGTTTGTCTGGATGAAGATAGTTCTAGCTTACAAGACTTAGGAACTTGGCAACCCAGGGAGCAATAAATCTTAATTTGTAATCCCGAACACAAAGATATATTGCAAAAACTGTAACTGTTTATTTTTCCCTAAACCCAATGGTTTCTCCTCCAAAAAACAATGCTCGTAATCACTATAAATAATAAACCAAACCAAAGAAAATAAGCGGCATTGGTCGCTTTTTCAGCTTTAGAAGCCAGCCACCATTCCCCCGGACGAATATTTTGCACCGAAAAGGTCAAAACCCCGGCTAAGTTCAAAGAAACTAAATTCGTTAAAAATAGTAACATTGCCCCAACAGCCGCTTCCCAACGTCCCGAACCCAGCAACATCCCAAACGTCACTAGAGGGGGCAATAAAGCAACAGAAACCATGACGCCTACCAGTCCACTAATTTTCCCAGAAGTAAAGGAAAGCGCTCCCGCAATTCCTGATGCTAATGCCAACAAAACATCGGACCAACGGACCCGAGTTCTTAAAGCAATTTCAGAAACATCCAGATTAATGGGAATAAAAAATCCAATCCCTAGAGATAAAATTAAGGCCAGAGAAATTCCAAAAGTTCCGATTTGTAATGCTTTTTTAGCCAGGGGTATATCTCCCAAAGTCGTTGCCAGAGATAACCCCATATTCGGACCCAATAAAGGCGCAATCACCATCGCCCCAATAATGATAGTCGAATCATCTCGCAGTAAGCCGATCGCGGCAATAATTGCCGAAATCAACAGCATGACAATATGCTGGAGATTCAACTCTAAATCCCCGTCAATTTTTTGCTGAAGTTCTTGCCGATTCAGCCGCGAACTTTGCGGATCTAACTCCACCTCGGGCAAAGGATTTTTATCGAATTCCTTGGTTGATGCAGATTTAGATTCGGAAGGATGAGTTAAATAGGCACTAACGGGCAGCAGAATAATCCGAAAATCCTCTAAGTAGGAGAAATGAGAAGATAGGGTATCGATCGCCTCCTCAGCTTGTTGAGAAGACAAAATAATTTTAACTAAACTCTTCTCTTCAGAAAGCGGACTCTGCCAAATCCCCATCACCGACTGGCCTTGTAGCAATTCTTCTACTTTCTCAGCACTCTCTTTGGGTAAAAATAGTTCAATTTGTCTTAAACTCATTTAAGCAGTAATTTAATCCAGATGATTGGGTCAGAATTTCACTTAAACTTAGCATAAATAGCCACCCCGTGACCTGACCCTATAGGTAGAGATAAATCTCCTAACTCTCGTTACTAGGCTCTGCCTAGTAATGCTTAATTGGAGGCTCTGCCTCCTAGAGCCTCCAATTAAGCATTAAATAATACAAATAATTCCCTTTGATTTGAAGCGCGTACACTGCTTAATTCTTTCAAAATAACGGCTGCAATTTACCCGGGAATTCGCCCCAACACCAGCCCTGTAAATGTAGTCCAGTTTTTGTATCTTTTTACAACTCAGGTGAAGCGAGTTTACTAAATAAATCCCCTGTTCAAACTGTTTTGCTTCGAGTTCCAACCAACCCCG includes the following:
- a CDS encoding pyruvate kinase, whose product is MQTLTSEPLQLPIPELSHPEDLLNALLKLRETVENEGRELFEQWRPGIQRRSFLISGLNFAYYLALRRQDLRDLQMALTPWGLSSLGRSEARVLPNLDAAIATLGAVCNRDPATLPKRPPLRAFFRGDRILNYRARAVFGPPSPTRRVRIMVTLPTEAAENYELVRNLLNQGANCLRINCAHDTPVEWEKMVNFIRQAETETGYPCKVYFDLSGPKIRTGKLIASDKKKRFFAGDHFVLSAHKPKSQKEMSSISCTLPEAISALKEGAPVWIDDGKLGAIVDSILPDGVLLRVTHTRPQGEKLKTDKGINFPETVLPLSSLTDKDLQDLDFVAKHADIVGYSFVQTAEDMRQLQQELSRRSPEKARTLAIVAKIETQEAVRNLPELIVQGASKQPFGVMIARGDLAVELGFQRLAEIQEEILWLCEAAQVPVIWATQVLESLAKTGIPSRAEITDAAMAERAECVMLNKGPFILEAVQILDDVLMRMQAHQSKKTPQLRALRSW
- a CDS encoding TIGR00341 family protein, whose product is MSLRQIELFLPKESAEKVEELLQGQSVMGIWQSPLSEEKSLVKIILSSQQAEEAIDTLSSHFSYLEDFRIILLPVSAYLTHPSESKSASTKEFDKNPLPEVELDPQSSRLNRQELQQKIDGDLELNLQHIVMLLISAIIAAIGLLRDDSTIIIGAMVIAPLLGPNMGLSLATTLGDIPLAKKALQIGTFGISLALILSLGIGFFIPINLDVSEIALRTRVRWSDVLLALASGIAGALSFTSGKISGLVGVMVSVALLPPLVTFGMLLGSGRWEAAVGAMLLFLTNLVSLNLAGVLTFSVQNIRPGEWWLASKAEKATNAAYFLWFGLLFIVITSIVFWRRNHWV